A window of Nonomuraea angiospora genomic DNA:
TCATCGGCACGGTGATGCGCAGCGTGCGCCGCCACCAGCCGGCCCCGTCCACGAGCGCGGAGTCGTACAGCTCCTGGGGGACGCCGCGCAGCGCGGCCAGGAGGATGACGACCGAGGAGCCGACGGTCCACAGGCTCATCAGCACCAGGCCGGGCTTGACCCAGTCGGGGTCGGTGGTCCAGGCGGGCCCGTCGATGCCGAACAGGCCGAGGAAGCCGTTGATCAGGCCGCTCTGGCCGTTGAACAGCATCAGCAGCAGGATGCCGATCGCGACCGGCGGGGTCATCTTGGGCAGGAAGAAGACCGTGCGGAAGAAGCCGGTGGCCTTCGTGGCGCTGTTGAGCAGCAGGGCCAGGGCGAGCGACACGACGAGGTGGGCAGGGACCGACATCACGGTGAACAGGGCCGTGTTCCGCAGCGCGAGCCCGACCTTCGGGTCCTCGAAGAGCGCCCTGTAGTTGTCGAGGCCGACGAAGGACGGGTCGTTGATGACGTCGTAGTCGGTCAGCGACAGGTAGGCGCTGTTGATGACGGGCCACGCGGTGAAGATCAGGAACCCGATGATCCAGGGGCTGATGAACAGCAGGGCCGCCCGGGTGTCCTTCCAGCGCATGGTACGCCGGAAGGACACTTTGCCATGAGAACGGGACATCTCAGTTCGTACGCTTCGTCCAGCCGGCCCACGCCTTGTCGAGAGCGGCCTGGGCGTCCCGCTGCGCCTTGTCGAGCGCCGGCTGCGGCTTGTCCTGGCCGTTGAGCACCCGGTTCACCGCGTCCTGCCAGGCCGTCTTGAACTCCTTGTCGGCGGGGTTGGCGGGGAGGCTGAAGGTGTGCTTGTTGGCCTCGTAGAACGCCTTCACGCCGGCGTCCCAGACGGGGCCGCCCGAGGTGAGCATCTTCTCGATCTCCGCGTCGGCCTTGACGTTGCCGGTCAGGATGCCGGTGAACGGCTTGCCCTCCGCCTTGCGCTTGTCCAGCCGGACCTGGGCCGCGGCCTTCCAGGTGTCGACGAGCGTCATGGTCTTGGCGAAGCGGCAGGCGGCCGCGGCGTTCTTCGCCCCCTTGGGGATCGCCCACGAGGAGCCCGAGGAGAAGGCCAGCGGCCGGCCCTGCGGGGTGCGGAAGGTGTCGAACACCAGGGGCGCCTTGGGTGAGACGTCGTTGAGCACGTTGACGTACCACTGCTCCATGGGCATGGCGCCCAGCTCGTCCTCGGCGAACTGGTTGCCCTTGCCGAAGAAGTCGGCCGAGTCGCGCAGGGCCTTGACCTTGGCGAAGCCGCCCTGCGCGTCGTAGATGCCGACCGCGAACTCCAGCGCCTTGACCACCTGCGGGCTGTTAAGCTGCGCCGTCCGGCCGTCGGCCGACAGCAGGTCGGCGCCGTTGGCCTTGGCCCACAGCGGCAGGAACTCCGGCAGCTTGCTGTCGTAGCCGATCGCCTGAAGCTTGCCGCCCGGCGCCTTGTACAGCTTCTTCGCCGCGGCGGTGATCTTGTCCCAGCTGGAGCCGTTGACGTCGTCGATCGTCAGCCCGGCCCGCTTGAGCAGGTCGCCGTTGGCCATCGTGATCTGGACCTGGCTGAACTCGGGGATGGCCCAGACCTCGTCGCCGAAGGTCACCTGGCCGAGCGCGTCCTTGCCGTACATCGAGGTGTCGATCTGCTCGCCCTTGATGCACGAGGTCAGCGGGATGATGGCGCCGCGGGAGGCGAACGTGCCGATCTCGTCGCGGTTGGCGTAGACGACGTCCGGCGGGTCACCCGCGGCCACCGAGGAGAGGAACTGCTGGATGTCGAGGTCGCCCTCGATCAACTTGATGTCCGCGCCCCCGAGCGCCTTCTTGGCCAGGTCGACGCGGGTCGACCCGATCTCGTCCGTCGCGCCGAAGCCCATGACGGAGATGGTGCCCTGGTAGGTGGCGCTGGGGTTGAACTGACCCGCCGACGGGCTCGCGGACGTCCCGCCGCCGGTGCCCTTGGCGCAGGAGGTGAGGGCCAGTGCCAGGGACACCGGCAGAAGGGACCAGCGGACGAGTGGGGTTCGCATGGGGGGAATCGCCTCCGGCAAGCCTGATGACGGCCACCAATGTGGCAACGTTCACACATCTGAGAACGTACCCATACCGCCGAAACCCCGTCAACCACTCGAATCACAGCGTTTCAGTGTCGTTAATTTCGGTCGGGCGGTGTGGGAACGTGCATCCTTTTCCCAGAATCCCGTCCCATACACGGGTGCGACCCAGCGGGGCGCCGGAGCGGAACCGTGCGGCGCTCGCGCTCCGGGCCTCCACGTGAGCTAGGTGTCCGGCCCGCTCAGAAAATCTTGTTCCATCCCTTCTTGACCTTCGACCAGCCTGACTTCACTTTGTCGTACGTCTTGATCACGGTGTCGGCGGCGAGCCCGCCGAGCAGGCCGCCGACATAGCCACCCGCCGCGCCGCAGGCCGCCGCGATCACCACCGTACCGGGCAGGCACAACCCGACCCCCGCGCCCGCTCCGAGGGCCGCGCTGGTCGCTACGGTTCCGCCGCGGAGGGTGGCGCGGCCCACCCGCTCCCCCTTGGTGAGGCCGGAACCCTCGTCTTCCTCGTACTGTTCGTAAGCCGTAACGCCGAATTCGAGCCCGTAGCCCACTACGCCCAGAAATTTTCCGGCCTTGCTGAGACGCCTTCCCCACTTGATCCCGCGGTACAGAGCGCGGTTGGCATCGCCGTTGTACCAGAGGCGCGCACCGCGGTTGAGCCAGCGGTTCCGGTTGGTCAGAATCAACGCCGAACCCGTCTTCCTGATCCTGTCGTAGTTGCGGAGTGCGATCGCCGCCGACCGCCCTGCCCGGGAGTCGAAGCCGTCCGCGGCGGCGCCCAGGCCGAGCAGGAGCCAGCTCAGCCCGTCGAACTTGCGCGGGTCGACGCCCTCCACGGCGTTCTGGCAGAAGTTCTGGAGGGGCATGCCGAGCCCGCAGAAAGTGCTTACGGACTTCTTGGCGAAGGACGACACGCCACCGGCCGGGTTGGAGCGGCGACCGTTACCACCATGATGGCCGCTACCGCCGCTGCTACCGCCGCCGGCGCGGTCGATCCAGTCTCCGACGCTGCCCCCGCCGGGCGGGAACGGCGGGTGGAACGGCCCGTGGAAGATCTTCCCGTCCGGGTCGGTGAAGGTGACGGGGTTGTTGTTGGCGTAGGCGTAGGCGTTCATCTGCTGCGGGTCCTGCGAGTCGATGATCGGGTCGACGCTGATGAATCTGCCGGTCGCCGGGTCGTACTCGCGGGCGCCGAGATGGGTGAGACCGGTCGGGTCGTCGGTGCCGCCGACGAAGCCGCGCTCTCCCGGCCAGGTGCCGACCGAGGTCCCGCGCCGCTGGCCGAAGGGGGTGAAGCGGCGTTGCGACAGCTGCTGCGTGGCGGCGTCGATCGCGAGTTCCCCGGTGCCGTTCTGGTCGGCCGCCAGGAAGGTGACCCCCTTCGGGGTGCGGACCGCGACGGTGACCGTGTCGTGGACGTAGTAGCGGGTGGCCTCGACCTTGGCCGTGACGTTGTCCAGGCGCAACTCCATCCCCGGCAGGTACAGGGTGGCCCCGGCGGGGTCTCGGCGGATGAGCCGGTTGCCGTCGGCGTCGTAGCCGTAGGAGGTGGCCTTCCCGCCCTCGGTGGTCTTGCTGAGCCGTCCTTCGACGTCCCACTCCAGGCTCTGGTCGTTGCGACTCAGCGTGTTGCCGATGTCGTCGTAGGTGTAGGTGTCGGACCGCGCCCCGGCGCCGCCGGTCTGGGTGAGCGAGGAGAGCGCGTGCGGCCGGGGCGCCCCCGGCGCGGGATAGGTGTAGGAGCGGATGGTGTCGGCGACACCGCCGACACCGTGCTGGACTTCCTTCGTACGGTTGCCGGTCGGGTCGTAGGTGAACGACTGCCAGTACGGCGCCACGCCCCCGACCACGCCCGCGGCCGGCGTCCCGGCGCACGACGGCGTGCCCTGGGACCAGGCCTCGCTCATCCGGCGCAGGTAGTCGTAGGCGAAGCACTGCGTGTCGGTGCCGTCGCGCGAGACGTCCGAGATCATGGTGATGTTCCCGGCCGGGTCGTATCCGTACGTGGCCGCGCGGTCCACCCCCGCGACCTCCTCACGGTCGGTCCTGGAGGAGTGCAGGCGCTGGGTGCCGAACTCGTAGGAGTAGGTGAGCCACGCCTTCTTGCCGCCGGTGGACAGCTCGTACTGCTCCGGTTTGCCGGTCAGGCTGTGCGTGGACCTGGTCACGTACGGGGTGAGGCCCGAGGTGGTCGTCGGCCTGCGCAGCTCGTCGTAGCCGTAGACAACGGTTTCGGCCGCGAGGCCGCCGGAGTCGGGGAAGCTCGTCGACTGCGTCGTGCCGTCCAGCTTGTAGCGGTTGTCGAACTGGTAACTCCCGGCCAGCTTGCCCTCGGACGCGGGGATCGTCACGGTGGTACGGATCACCCGGTCGAGGCTGTCGTAGGCGTTGACCGCAGTCGTGTACGCCTGCCCGTCGGTGTAGCGGGTGGCGCTGGACAGCTGGCCCTTGTGGACCGTGTCGTAGGCCCAGGCCGTGATGACGGGCCCGTCCGCCGCACCCTCCCGGACCTCAGTCTTTCGGCCCAAAGCGTCGTAGGTGGTGAAGACCTTCCGGTGCCGGGCGTCCTCGATCGAGGTGACCCGGTCGAGGTCGTCGTAAGTGTACTTGGTGGTTCCCTTGTCCGGGTCGTCGGTCTGGATCTCCCGCCGCCGCAGGTCGTAGTGGTGGGTCCAGGTGTTGCCGACGCCGTCCTTCACGGTCGCCTGGTCGCCCATCGGGGTGTAGGTGTAGGAGGTCGCGTCATAGGCTCCCGCCGGGGTGCCGCCGCGGTACTGGCGCAGCTCGACAAGCCGGCCGCGGGCGTCGAAGACGGAGGTCGACGCCGTCGCACCCGGCGGCGGGGTCACCGAGGTCCGGTCGCCCGAATAGGCCGTCGTGGTGCGCCACTTCTCCCGGGTCTCCCCGTTCCCCACCAGGAAGCGCCGGACCGTCTCCCGGTTGCGGCCGTCGTAGTCGTGAGCCGTCTGCGACTCGACGTTGCCCTCGTAGGGGCCGAACAGGCTCGTCGAAGGAGCGCCGGTCGAGTAGTACTGGCCGTACTCGCGGGCGAGGTTGCCGCGAGAGTCGTAGAGGGTGTCGGCGATCAGCCGCCCGCCTCCGGGGCCCGGGTCCTGGACCTGGCGCAGTCGCAGCCACCCGTCGTACAGCTCGTACGTCGGCGCGGTCTGGTCTCCCTCGGCGGTCAGCCGCCGGGTGCCGATCGCGATGATCTGGCCGTCGGCGATACGGTAGCTGAACTCCAGGTTGGGCGTCTGTTTGCCCTGCTTGGACCGGTCGGGCAGCCACACCGCGCCGAGGCGGCCCAGGGCGTCGTACTGGAGGTCGGTGCGCTTGCCGTCGGCGTCCACCTTGGCGGTCGGCAGGCCGAACGCCGGGTCGCGCTCCTCGCGGATGACGTGCGCCGTGGTCTCGTCACCGGGTTTCGCCGGCGGCCCGGTCACCCGCACTTCGGTGGTCAGCCCGGCGGTGTCGGTGAAGACGGTGGTGGTGACGTTGCCCGCCGCGTCCTTGGAGGTGAGGTCGCGCCCGTAGGAGTCGTACGTGGAGGTCTCCGTCGCCACATACGTCGCCTTCGTGCCGTCGTGGGCGGCGATCTCCTCGCTCTTGGTGAGCAGGCCCTTGGCCGGGGCCGCGCCGACGGCCCCGCCGTCGTAGGACGAGCGCTCGGCCTCCAGCAGCTGCTTCGAACGGTCGGGAGTGACCGAGCAGCTCACCGAGACGGTCTCCGACCCGGAGGGGAAGTTCAGCATCCACCGCTTGTTGTCCTGGGCGTAGCTGACGCGGACGCACCGGTCGTCGGCGTTCGTGGACACATCGCCTTCGTCGTCGGTCTGCGTGACGAGGCCGACAGTCGGCTCATAGGTGACCGAGCTCTCCGTCTCGCGCCACTTGCCGCCGTCGAGCGCCGTCCAGGTGTGGGTCTTGGCGACGTTGACGAGGTTGGCGGTGACCGTCCCCCAGCTGCGGGTACGGCTCGCCGTCTGCCGCCGCCACGGGGTGTTGACGGTCTTGACCTCCACCGCACCGCCCGGTCCGGCGAACTCCGTCCTCTTCAGCTCGAAGCCCGCCAGGGCGTCATGGTCGACGTGCTCGCCGCCTTCGCCGTCGGAGATCTTGACGCTCTTGGCACCGCCGTCGGCGTTCAGGCGGTCGCCGTCCATGCCGCGAAGGTACAGGTGCTCGGTGAGGGAGCGGGGGTCGTTCCACCCGCCCGTCGTGACCTGGACGCGCCCGTAACCCCGCCACTGCGACCAGGTCTTGTACTTCTCCTTGGTGATGCCGTCGTCGTCGTCGAAGTGCCAGGCCGCTCCATCGGGATAGTCGTACGACGTCAGCATGTCGGGTCCGCCGCCGGTCCGGTCCGAACGGACGACCCGGGTGACGACGTACTTGTGGAACCAGTCCTGGATCGGCTCCTCGTAGCCGGCGGGCGTCCACTTCACGGGGAAGCAGCGGTGGGTGTTGGTCTCCGGTTTCGGCAGCGAGCCGAGCGTGCAGTCCTCGTCGGAGTAGTTGACGTCTATCTGGCCGCCGGACTCGTCGTAGATTGCGCCGAGCCGGTACTTGACGAACGGCGCGATGTCGTCGCCCTGCTTGTCGACGCGGTTGGGCAGCTGGACGTGGTTGAACGTCACCAGCGGCAGCGTGATGGCCGTGCCGGAGGCGAGACCGGTGTGCTTGATCGACTTCAGCAGCAGCGCTCGGTCGACGTCCGCGTCGCCCCAGTCGTGGTCGAGCGTCCACGACTCGACGTCGCGGTAGGTGCCGTCAGCCTTCTGCACCTGGGTCTTGACCTCGGTGAGCCGCTTGCGCGACCAGAATGTGGGGGTGAGCGCGCCGTGGGTGCCCTTGCATTCCGTACCGGCCGCGCAGTTGAGGTCCCACGGGACGTCGGGCCAGTTCAGCGGAGTGTCGTCGATCTTGTCCGGGGCGCACGCGGGGGCGTCGCCGAGGCAGCGCTCGGACACGCGGAAGACGACCAGTGCCGGGGCGTTGCCGGTGAAGAGGGAGTCCGCGCGGCGGCCGTACTCGATGCGGTCGAGCCAGCCTCCCCTGACGTACGGGGTGTCGTCGGCGGGCTCGAGGTCGCGGCCGTAGCGGTTGCCCTCCTGCTTGTAGAAGTACGTGATGGCGTTGCCACGCGGGTCCACCACGTAGTCGAGGTTCCACCGGTAGGCCTGCTGGCACCAGGACTTGGCGAACGTGTCGCCATGGCAGGGCTCGCCGGCGTCGTCGCCGAAGACGGGCTGGGTCCAGGCCGACCCGGTCTCGGGCTTGCCGGAGCTCCAGCCGGGCAGCCGGTTGAGGCCGAAGAAGTACTGCACGCCGTCCGGGGTGGTGAGCTTCCAGTACTCGCCGTCGTCGTCGCCGTTGGCGGTGCCTGTGTCCTTCAGCCGCTCGACGCGGGTGCCGTCGTCGTTCTTCAACCGCCAGGTGCCGTCACCGGCCTGGACCAGCTCGCCGCCCTTGCCGTTCCAGCTGATGGCGGCGTTGTCGTACGCCCAGCACTGGTCGCCCGGCGGGGTGCCCCATTCGTCCTTGGGCGCTCCGTCGTCGGCGCAGGGCTTGTACCCGCGCTGGATGTAGCCGGGCCAGTAGTCGAAGCCCTCGCCCACCCAGGACGGCTGGTTGTTGGTGTTGGAGGTGCGGCCGTCCATGGCGCCGGAGGAGTAGGAGAACCCGACCTTCGGGGTCAGCTCGCCGGGCACGGGCGGCACCCGGATCGGGTAGGACCAGGAGAAGTCGCCGGACTGCTCCGACACCGACCACGTCGCCGAGGAGGAGAGCTTGGTGGCCGAGTAGTCGCCCTTGTCGCCGGAGCCGCCCGCGACCGCGGCGAGCACCGTCTGACCGCCCGTGCTCGCCGATGCCGACGGCGACGACGGGGTGACGTCGGCGGAGAGTCTCTTGCGCTCCGTGTCGTTGTGCGAGGCCACCGGGGTCGTGGTCCGGCACTCGGGGTTCGAAGGCGTGGTCAGCGCGCACGAGGGCAGGCGCACCAGCCTGAGCCGGCTGCCGTAGGAGCCGCCGTACGCGCCCGCGAAGCCCGAGTAGTCGAGCTCCACCCCGACCGAGCCGTCCGCCGTCACGCCGAACACGACTCCGTCCACGCCGGCGCGCTCGCCCGCGGCCCGATCCATGATCTGGATCTTGACCTTGCCGGCGGCCGGCACGACGTTCCTGTCCGTGCCGCGCGGCGCGCGCACCCACACCGGGAGGTCACCCGCACGCTGCTCCTGTGCGGCACCCTCCACCTCGGCCTCGGCGGCGCCGGGACGGGGCCATCGCGCCGTCGGCGGGGTCGCTCCCCTCGCCGCGGGATCGGGCTTTCGGGCGACGGCTTTCAGTGGCCGCCCGGCGACCACCCGCTCCGTTTTCCCGACGCCGGGCGGCTCCTTCATGGGAGCCGCCGACGCCTGTTGGGGTACCGCCACGAGCATGCCGGCGGCGACCACCACCGCCGACAAAGCGGCGAGGTGACGCGTGAGCCTCCCGGGGCTCTTGGACCTGCCCATCTGCATCCTCCGGACTGCCGATCGCCGCGCGGCGGGCTCGCCGCGGCGGCGGAGAAGAGTTCGTGAAGTGCTCGCGCCCCCGGGGCGCGTGCCGTGACACGCCGGCGGCCGGGCGCGGGTGGCCGACCGGGTGCACGTGGCCGGGTGGCCCGGGCCGGGCGGCGCGCGCCCGGCCCGGCCGGGGTCAGGGGCCGGTGTCGGTGGGGAGTTCCGTGCCGCCTGCCAGCATCTGGATCTGTTCATCGGTCGCGATGCCCTGAAAGGCCCACACGTCGTCGATCACGCCCGGCCAGTACTCGCCGTACGCGCCGTCCGTCTTGGTCCTGCCGAGCTGCAGCCCCTTGCCCGCGTTGAACCCGAGCACGTTGTACCGCCACGACACGTGGTCCTCGGTCTGCTCCGGCTCGCCGTTGACGTAGAGCCTCATCTGGTCCCGGAAGGCGTCGTAGACGATCGCCACGTGGTCCCATTCCAGACCTGACTGGAAGGCGGAGTGACGGGCGGTGGGACGATTCGAACCGGTCGCGTCCTTGTCGGGCATCTCGATCTCGTAGCCGCCCGCGTCGGCCGGGGCCGCGGGGTCCGGCCGATAGCGCAGGGTGAAGGCGCTGTTCGCGGAGCCCTCCTGGCTGAAGATCGCCGAAGCCCGGCCCGGCCGACCGGCCGTGGTCACCCAGCCGGCAACGGTGAAGCTGTCGTCGGTGCGCACGACGGGGCCGGCGGAGGCGGCGTAGTCGCCGTCGCCGTCCAGGACGAGGGCGCCGGGCGGGGTGCCCACCCAGCCCGCGGCCTGGTCGATCCGGGCATTGCCGTACAGGGTGACGTGCCGTCCCGCGCCGGCGTCGTCCGCCGCGATCGTCAGCGGTGAGCCGGAGGCCATGGCGGCGATCTCCGAGTCGCTGATGATCTGGTCGAACATCCGGACCTCGTCGATGTCCCCGGGGAAGAACGACGAGGGCGAGCCGCTGTAGGAGCCGGCGCCTATCTGCACCGGTCCGGCGGCCTTCCACGGCGCGGTGTACGCCGTCGTGGACACGAGCTTGCCGTTGACGTACAGCTTGATCTGCTTGGCCGCGGCGTCGTAGACCCCCGCGAGGTGCGTCCACACGCCACCCTGCGGGACCGTCGTGGACTGCGCCCGGATGAGCGTCGCGTTCGCGTCGTTCCCGGTGCTCCGGTTGAAGATCCACCGGTCGTAGGAGGACGAGTAGTAGAGCTCGAACGCCGGTTTCACCGAGTCGGTCTGCGTGGCGATGATCCCGGCGTGCGCCGGTTTGGTGGCCGTCAGCTTCGCCCAGGCCGTGACCGAGAAGCTCTTGCTCGTGTCCAGCACGGGCCCGGCGGTCTTGAGATAGCCGGTCGTGCCGTCGGTGCGCGCCGCGTTGCCGTACTTACCCGCCGTGCCGAAGGTGACGCCCCCGACCTTGCCCGCCGGATGGGTGCCGGTGACCTCCTCGGCGCGGCCGGCGCCCGCCGCCTCGTCCAGCTTCCAGTAGGCGGTGCTCGGGCGGACCGCCGAGGCCGAGTCGTTCAGCTTCCAGCGGGCGTTCACGATGGGGTGCTGGGTGAACAGGTCACCGATCTCCTCAGGGGTCAGGATGCGGTCGAAGATCCGCACGTCGTCGATCTCGCCGGGAAAGAAGGATGCCAGCGCGCCGTTGGAGGACCCGGCGCCGATCCGCACCGGTCCGGCGGCCTTCCACGGCGCGGTGAACGCCGTCGTGGACGCGAGCTTGCCGTTGACGTACAGCTTGATCTGCTTGGCGACCGAGTCGTACACGCCGACCAGGTGCGCCCACTCCCCTCCCTGAGGAGCGGTGGCGGACTGCGCCCGGATGGTCGTGGCGTTCGCGTCGTTCCCGGTGTTCCGGTTGAAGATCCACCGGTCGTAGGCGGAGGAGTAGTAGAGCTCGAACGTCGTCCGCACGGAGTCGTTCTGACTGGCGATCATGCCCGCGTGATCGGGTTTGTCCTCCGGGAGCCGTGCCCACGCCGACACCGCGAAGCTGGCGGAGGTGTCGACCACCGGCCCGGCGGTCAGCGCGTTGCCGGTGGTGCCGTTGAGCTGCATCGCCGTCTTGGAGACGCCCGGCACCCCCAGTGTCACGCCTCCCTCGACGGTGGCCGGGAACTTGCCCGTGGCATCCGCGACCTGCATGGAGTCGACGGGGTCGTCCAGTGCCCACTGGGCCCGGGCCGGGGCGCCCGCCTTGGCGCGGTACGCGTAGTAAGCCCTCTCGCTGACGTTGCCCGCCGCGTCGAACGCCTGAACGGTGACGAAGTTGATGCCGGCGTGGTCGGGGGCGACCTCGATCGTCACCGGCCCGCCGGGCGTGACCGGCTTGCGCTCGATGGCCTGGGTGGGGTTGTCGTTGACCCCGAACCAGTACTTCGTCACGTCGGCATCCGGGGCGTCCGCGGTGAAGGTCGCGTAGCGGCCGACGCCGTCGTACCAGGGGTCGTCGTCGTTCGCCGGGTCGGACTCCGGGTAAACGGCGGAGGTCACCGTCGGGGACGCCGGCCAGCTCTTGTCGTAGGTGAAATAGCAGGAGGTCGCGTCGCCCGCGTAGCTCCACGGGCTGTACTGGTAGCCGTCCCAGGTCCGTACGGCCCAGTCGATCGTCTTCCTCTCGGGGATGGACGCGGGCAGCGTGACCTGGAAGGTCGACCCGCTGGTCTTCGGCCCGATCTTGGCGGAGGTCCACCGCCGCGCGCCGTCCCAGCCGGCGGCGAACTCCGCGTACACCTTCTTGGCGTCCCCGGAGTCCGGGTCGCGCAGCACCGCCAGCAGGGTCGGGGGCACGCGCACGGCCGGAGCGGGGCTGCGGACGCACTTGCCGCCCGGTTTCATCGCCAGGTCGCTCATCCTGGGCTGAGGCGGCGGGGTGTTGTAGTTGACGCGCAGGTAGGCGTCGTCGGCGAACCGTTTCCAGCCGTACGGATCGCTCTCGTAGCCGGCCCGCAACCCGAACGTCGTCGTGGACCACCTGAACGCGGCGGCGTCCTTCACGGCCTTGGTGGCGTCGAACTCCACGTCGCCGCCCGGGCAGTCGGAGGACCACCCCTTGGCCACGTCGCGGGTGTCCAGGTGATCGATCCAGTTGTCGTCGGTGGAGTTCCAGGTCGACCCGTCGATGAACGCCTTGGTGCGCCACAGCTGCACCGTGCGGCCGTCGCAGGAGTAGGACCAGGTCTCCTTGGCCACGAAGTCGGCCGAGATGATGTGCTTGCCCGCGTACGCGCTGGTCGGCATGCGGTAGAAGATGCGCTTGACGTCGGAGGGCGCGCACTTGGCGTCGCCGGCGCAGTGGCCGAGTCCGGCGTCCGGCTTGCCGCCGAACTTGTAGAACGAGGTGCTCGGGTAACTGCGCGACACATACGCCCAGGCCGAGGCCTTGACGGTCTTCCACACGGGGTCGATGTAGACGGGGAACGTCGTGTCGGGAGCGTCCAGCAGCCGCGCGTCCGGGGTGAGCGTAAGACCCTGCCCGTCCACCGTCGTCCCGATGTCGGCCACCTTCGACGTCGGGGACGGACCGTCCGCCAGGCCGTCCCCGGCGCG
This region includes:
- a CDS encoding carbohydrate ABC transporter permease yields the protein MSFRRTMRWKDTRAALLFISPWIIGFLIFTAWPVINSAYLSLTDYDVINDPSFVGLDNYRALFEDPKVGLALRNTALFTVMSVPAHLVVSLALALLLNSATKATGFFRTVFFLPKMTPPVAIGILLLMLFNGQSGLINGFLGLFGIDGPAWTTDPDWVKPGLVLMSLWTVGSSVVILLAALRGVPQELYDSALVDGAGWWRRTLRITVPMISPTLFFLFIVDTIAALQSFTEAYTAFFGSGNTTYSNDAALFYAIYLFQQAFEFLHMGYASALAWLLFIVIMAITGVQILVTRRYVHYEGGKP
- a CDS encoding RHS repeat-associated core domain-containing protein, giving the protein MGRSKSPGRLTRHLAALSAVVVAAGMLVAVPQQASAAPMKEPPGVGKTERVVAGRPLKAVARKPDPAARGATPPTARWPRPGAAEAEVEGAAQEQRAGDLPVWVRAPRGTDRNVVPAAGKVKIQIMDRAAGERAGVDGVVFGVTADGSVGVELDYSGFAGAYGGSYGSRLRLVRLPSCALTTPSNPECRTTTPVASHNDTERKRLSADVTPSSPSASASTGGQTVLAAVAGGSGDKGDYSATKLSSSATWSVSEQSGDFSWSYPIRVPPVPGELTPKVGFSYSSGAMDGRTSNTNNQPSWVGEGFDYWPGYIQRGYKPCADDGAPKDEWGTPPGDQCWAYDNAAISWNGKGGELVQAGDGTWRLKNDDGTRVERLKDTGTANGDDDGEYWKLTTPDGVQYFFGLNRLPGWSSGKPETGSAWTQPVFGDDAGEPCHGDTFAKSWCQQAYRWNLDYVVDPRGNAITYFYKQEGNRYGRDLEPADDTPYVRGGWLDRIEYGRRADSLFTGNAPALVVFRVSERCLGDAPACAPDKIDDTPLNWPDVPWDLNCAAGTECKGTHGALTPTFWSRKRLTEVKTQVQKADGTYRDVESWTLDHDWGDADVDRALLLKSIKHTGLASGTAITLPLVTFNHVQLPNRVDKQGDDIAPFVKYRLGAIYDESGGQIDVNYSDEDCTLGSLPKPETNTHRCFPVKWTPAGYEEPIQDWFHKYVVTRVVRSDRTGGGPDMLTSYDYPDGAAWHFDDDDGITKEKYKTWSQWRGYGRVQVTTGGWNDPRSLTEHLYLRGMDGDRLNADGGAKSVKISDGEGGEHVDHDALAGFELKRTEFAGPGGAVEVKTVNTPWRRQTASRTRSWGTVTANLVNVAKTHTWTALDGGKWRETESSVTYEPTVGLVTQTDDEGDVSTNADDRCVRVSYAQDNKRWMLNFPSGSETVSVSCSVTPDRSKQLLEAERSSYDGGAVGAAPAKGLLTKSEEIAAHDGTKATYVATETSTYDSYGRDLTSKDAAGNVTTTVFTDTAGLTTEVRVTGPPAKPGDETTAHVIREERDPAFGLPTAKVDADGKRTDLQYDALGRLGAVWLPDRSKQGKQTPNLEFSYRIADGQIIAIGTRRLTAEGDQTAPTYELYDGWLRLRQVQDPGPGGGRLIADTLYDSRGNLAREYGQYYSTGAPSTSLFGPYEGNVESQTAHDYDGRNRETVRRFLVGNGETREKWRTTTAYSGDRTSVTPPPGATASTSVFDARGRLVELRQYRGGTPAGAYDATSYTYTPMGDQATVKDGVGNTWTHHYDLRRREIQTDDPDKGTTKYTYDDLDRVTSIEDARHRKVFTTYDALGRKTEVREGAADGPVITAWAYDTVHKGQLSSATRYTDGQAYTTAVNAYDSLDRVIRTTVTIPASEGKLAGSYQFDNRYKLDGTTQSTSFPDSGGLAAETVVYGYDELRRPTTTSGLTPYVTRSTHSLTGKPEQYELSTGGKKAWLTYSYEFGTQRLHSSRTDREEVAGVDRAATYGYDPAGNITMISDVSRDGTDTQCFAYDYLRRMSEAWSQGTPSCAGTPAAGVVGGVAPYWQSFTYDPTGNRTKEVQHGVGGVADTIRSYTYPAPGAPRPHALSSLTQTGGAGARSDTYTYDDIGNTLSRNDQSLEWDVEGRLSKTTEGGKATSYGYDADGNRLIRRDPAGATLYLPGMELRLDNVTAKVEATRYYVHDTVTVAVRTPKGVTFLAADQNGTGELAIDAATQQLSQRRFTPFGQRRGTSVGTWPGERGFVGGTDDPTGLTHLGAREYDPATGRFISVDPIIDSQDPQQMNAYAYANNNPVTFTDPDGKIFHGPFHPPFPPGGGSVGDWIDRAGGGSSGGSGHHGGNGRRSNPAGGVSSFAKKSVSTFCGLGMPLQNFCQNAVEGVDPRKFDGLSWLLLGLGAAADGFDSRAGRSAAIALRNYDRIRKTGSALILTNRNRWLNRGARLWYNGDANRALYRGIKWGRRLSKAGKFLGVVGYGLEFGVTAYEQYEEDEGSGLTKGERVGRATLRGGTVATSAALGAGAGVGLCLPGTVVIAAACGAAGGYVGGLLGGLAADTVIKTYDKVKSGWSKVKKGWNKIF
- a CDS encoding ABC transporter substrate-binding protein, which encodes MRTPLVRWSLLPVSLALALTSCAKGTGGGTSASPSAGQFNPSATYQGTISVMGFGATDEIGSTRVDLAKKALGGADIKLIEGDLDIQQFLSSVAAGDPPDVVYANRDEIGTFASRGAIIPLTSCIKGEQIDTSMYGKDALGQVTFGDEVWAIPEFSQVQITMANGDLLKRAGLTIDDVNGSSWDKITAAAKKLYKAPGGKLQAIGYDSKLPEFLPLWAKANGADLLSADGRTAQLNSPQVVKALEFAVGIYDAQGGFAKVKALRDSADFFGKGNQFAEDELGAMPMEQWYVNVLNDVSPKAPLVFDTFRTPQGRPLAFSSGSSWAIPKGAKNAAAACRFAKTMTLVDTWKAAAQVRLDKRKAEGKPFTGILTGNVKADAEIEKMLTSGGPVWDAGVKAFYEANKHTFSLPANPADKEFKTAWQDAVNRVLNGQDKPQPALDKAQRDAQAALDKAWAGWTKRTN